Proteins from a single region of Pseudomonas quebecensis:
- a CDS encoding LuxR C-terminal-related transcriptional regulator has product MTDLSRIQGPASTAIPSLDARFYRPPLPDGYVPRPRLCERLSAGLQGRLLLVSAPAGFGKSSLAVEFCQSLPTHWQSLWLGLSPRDSDPGRFLERLLEGLQQYFSPLGAQSLGLLKMRQRHQPFAFEEWLDGLLDELAVHLSTRAPLLLVLDDYHLAQGPVLDRCLQFFLNHLPDGLVVLVTSRQRPDWHLARLRLSRHLLELHEHDLRLTHGESLAVLDHHSNALRGEALDNLIRRSEGWVAGLRFWLLAASEAGNEGALPQSLHGGEGLIRDYLLEEVIDCLPADVQAFLFDTAPQERFCSELCDAVREAHDSADILRYLQSHQVFLVPLDEQGVWFRYHHLFSDLLRSRRANSPVLPAASLHLRACRWFNAQGLIDEAVEQALRAGHLDVAANLVQNLSEEQLLAEQNVGMLLRWKMDLPDSLLISTPRLIVLYSWALGLACQLDAAQELSSYLSRFLPAPSATAQRSMLAQWLALSGIIARGRGDRELTQRYCGEALDSLPQRRYGQRLMCLSTLSNLAIADADLWRARGLNRESLELAQRVGNPLFEALAHYDRARVLQARGEILRSLDEVRQGLQRLHGLAPQRLYAVRARLALYEGYLLLLRLQPEAGLARLRAGLAEARACRDISVLIGHCVIASFEGRRGDFPLAFAELAEAERLMHIWDVPPIYYLAMITLIKCELWLAQGRTDLADAWLTRLGQTYNGYHAAAAPEFHPHLPQHIGLQQAALDATRHQPEAALQRLEQLAQEAQTSGRQMIALLALTQQVQLLLEGGQPAKARPMLAQALQAAAGGALQPFQRLLENHADWMREQLAQHPHALASQALLALLPTVAAGGSSSHEALSAREMAVLQLIALGCSNQEISNQLFISLHTVKTHASHINSKLGVERRTQAVARAKAMGLLA; this is encoded by the coding sequence ATGACTGATCTGTCCCGAATCCAAGGGCCCGCCAGTACGGCGATCCCGTCCCTGGACGCGCGTTTCTACAGGCCACCGCTGCCTGACGGCTACGTGCCGCGACCGCGCCTGTGCGAACGGCTGAGTGCCGGATTGCAGGGGCGGTTATTGCTGGTCAGCGCGCCGGCCGGCTTCGGCAAGAGTTCCCTGGCGGTCGAGTTCTGCCAAAGCCTGCCGACGCACTGGCAAAGCCTGTGGCTGGGCCTGAGCCCACGGGACAGTGACCCCGGTCGTTTCCTCGAACGTTTGCTCGAAGGCCTGCAACAGTACTTTTCGCCGCTCGGCGCCCAGTCCCTGGGCCTGCTGAAAATGCGCCAGCGTCATCAACCCTTTGCCTTTGAAGAATGGCTCGATGGTCTGCTCGATGAGTTGGCCGTTCACTTGTCCACCCGCGCGCCGCTGTTGCTGGTACTCGATGACTATCATCTGGCCCAGGGACCGGTGCTGGACCGTTGCCTGCAGTTTTTCCTCAACCACTTGCCCGACGGCCTGGTGGTGCTGGTAACCAGCCGCCAGCGCCCGGATTGGCATCTGGCGCGCCTGCGTTTGTCGCGGCACTTGCTCGAACTGCACGAACATGACCTGCGTTTGACCCATGGCGAATCCTTGGCAGTGCTGGATCACCATAGCAATGCGCTGCGCGGCGAAGCCCTCGATAACTTGATCCGGCGCAGTGAAGGCTGGGTGGCCGGACTGCGCTTCTGGTTGCTGGCGGCGTCCGAAGCCGGCAACGAAGGCGCTTTGCCCCAGAGCCTGCACGGCGGCGAAGGTCTGATCCGCGATTATCTGTTGGAAGAGGTGATCGACTGTCTGCCGGCTGACGTGCAGGCATTCCTGTTCGACACCGCGCCCCAGGAGCGCTTTTGCAGCGAACTGTGCGACGCCGTGCGCGAAGCCCACGACAGCGCGGACATCCTGCGCTACCTGCAATCTCACCAGGTGTTTCTGGTGCCGCTGGACGAGCAGGGCGTCTGGTTTCGCTATCACCATCTGTTCTCCGACCTGTTGCGCAGTCGCCGCGCGAACAGCCCGGTGCTGCCGGCCGCGAGCCTGCACCTGCGCGCCTGTCGCTGGTTCAATGCCCAGGGCCTGATCGACGAAGCGGTGGAGCAGGCATTGCGCGCCGGCCATTTGGATGTGGCGGCAAACCTGGTGCAAAACCTGTCCGAAGAACAGCTGCTGGCCGAGCAGAATGTCGGCATGCTGCTGCGCTGGAAAATGGACTTGCCCGACAGCCTGTTGATCAGCACGCCGCGCTTGATTGTGTTGTACAGCTGGGCGTTGGGCCTGGCCTGCCAGCTCGACGCGGCGCAGGAACTGTCCAGTTACCTCAGTCGCTTCCTGCCGGCCCCTTCGGCCACCGCACAACGATCGATGCTGGCGCAGTGGCTGGCGCTGAGCGGCATCATCGCCCGTGGTCGCGGTGATCGCGAGCTGACCCAGCGCTACTGCGGCGAGGCGTTGGACAGCCTGCCGCAGCGCCGCTATGGCCAGCGGCTGATGTGTCTGTCGACCTTATCCAACCTGGCGATTGCCGATGCCGACCTGTGGCGCGCCCGGGGCTTGAATCGCGAATCGCTGGAGCTCGCGCAGCGGGTCGGCAATCCGCTGTTCGAGGCCTTGGCCCACTACGACCGTGCGCGGGTGTTGCAGGCGCGCGGTGAAATCCTGCGTTCGCTCGACGAAGTGCGCCAGGGCCTGCAGCGCCTGCATGGCCTGGCGCCTCAGCGGTTGTATGCGGTGCGCGCGCGCCTGGCGCTGTATGAAGGTTACTTGCTGCTGTTGCGCTTGCAGCCCGAAGCGGGCCTGGCTCGCCTGCGCGCCGGGCTGGCGGAGGCCCGAGCCTGCCGCGATATCAGTGTGCTGATCGGGCACTGTGTGATCGCCAGTTTCGAAGGACGCCGCGGCGACTTTCCTCTGGCCTTCGCCGAGCTGGCTGAAGCCGAGCGCTTGATGCATATCTGGGACGTGCCGCCGATTTACTACCTGGCCATGATCACCCTGATCAAATGCGAACTGTGGCTGGCCCAGGGCCGTACCGACCTGGCCGATGCCTGGCTGACGCGGCTGGGGCAGACCTACAACGGCTACCACGCCGCCGCTGCGCCGGAGTTTCATCCCCACCTGCCGCAACACATCGGCCTGCAACAAGCCGCCCTGGACGCCACGCGTCATCAGCCCGAAGCGGCGTTGCAGCGTTTGGAACAATTGGCGCAAGAGGCCCAGACCAGCGGCCGCCAGATGATCGCTTTGCTGGCGCTGACCCAGCAGGTGCAACTGCTGCTGGAGGGCGGGCAGCCGGCCAAGGCGCGGCCGATGCTGGCCCAGGCCCTGCAGGCTGCCGCCGGGGGCGCACTGCAACCGTTCCAGCGGCTGTTGGAAAACCATGCTGACTGGATGCGCGAGCAGTTGGCTCAGCACCCTCACGCCCTGGCGAGCCAGGCCCTGCTGGCGTTGTTGCCCACGGTGGCGGCGGGGGGGTCATCCTCCCATGAGGCGCTCAGCGCGCGCGAAATGGCCGTGCTGCAACTGATTGCCCTGGGATGTTCGAATCAGGAAATCAGCAATCAGTTGTTCATTTCCCTGCACACCGTGAAAACCCACGCCAGCCACATCAACAGCAAGCTTGGCGTGGAGCGACGCACTCAGGCCGTGGCCCGCGCGAAGGCCATGGGGTTGCTGGCCTGA
- a CDS encoding DUF1302 domain-containing protein, with the protein MTSVNQFWRRARLPLAVSLASTLAGPAFGVSFNIGEIEGNFDSSLSVGASWSTAKPNKDLIGANNGGRGLSQTSDDGHLNFTRGETFSKIFKGIHDLELKYGDTGVFVRGKYWYDFELKDESREFKDISDNNRKEGAKSSGGQILDAFVYHNYAIADQPGSVRFGKQVVSWGESTFIGGGINSVNPIDVSAFRRPGAEIKEGLIPVNMFYVSQTLTDNLSAEAFYQLEWDQTVTDNCGTFFSQPDVISDGCSNNLRVLNKRSTIPGAALPTLTALGVDVNNEGVLVRRGPDRDARDSGQFGVAMHYNFEPLDTEFGAYFMNYHSRAPIFSAQGAPASAYTRPLGPLGALRPLVVAGNSNYFVEYPEDIRLYGLSFSTTLPTGTAWSGELSYRPNAPVQLSTTDILFAGVTPIPGFGNASVLKGTPGQDLHGYNRKEVTQFQTTFTHFFDQVMGASRLTTVGEIGVTHVGGLESKSQARYGRDPVFGPGTLPAGFCDRLNQSTANGAGLPNAAGLNTNCNNDGFTTATSWGYRARAIWEYPDVFAGVNLKPNVAWSHDVKGYSPGPGGNFEEGRKAVSLGLDAEYQNTYTASLAYTNFFGGKFSTVDDRDFVALSVGANF; encoded by the coding sequence ATGACCTCAGTAAACCAGTTCTGGCGCCGGGCAAGATTGCCTCTGGCCGTCAGCCTCGCCTCTACGCTCGCCGGGCCTGCATTCGGCGTCAGTTTCAATATCGGTGAAATCGAAGGCAACTTCGACTCGTCGCTTTCGGTGGGTGCGAGCTGGTCGACAGCCAAGCCTAACAAGGACTTGATCGGCGCCAACAACGGCGGCCGGGGGTTGTCCCAGACCTCCGATGACGGTCATCTGAACTTCACGCGCGGCGAGACCTTCTCCAAGATCTTCAAAGGTATTCACGACCTGGAGCTGAAGTACGGCGACACCGGCGTGTTCGTGCGGGGCAAATACTGGTACGACTTCGAACTCAAGGATGAAAGCCGTGAGTTCAAGGACATCAGCGACAACAATCGAAAGGAAGGCGCCAAGTCTTCCGGTGGGCAGATTCTCGATGCCTTCGTCTATCACAACTATGCGATTGCCGATCAGCCGGGCAGCGTGCGGTTCGGTAAGCAGGTGGTGAGCTGGGGCGAAAGCACCTTCATCGGCGGCGGTATCAACTCCGTCAACCCGATTGACGTGTCCGCATTCCGTCGTCCGGGTGCCGAAATCAAGGAAGGCCTGATTCCGGTCAACATGTTCTACGTGTCACAGACCCTGACCGATAACCTGTCGGCCGAAGCGTTTTACCAGTTGGAATGGGACCAGACCGTCACCGACAACTGCGGTACGTTTTTCTCGCAGCCGGATGTGATTTCCGATGGCTGCAGCAATAACCTGCGCGTGCTGAACAAGCGCTCGACCATTCCGGGGGCTGCCTTGCCGACGTTGACGGCCCTGGGTGTGGACGTTAACAACGAAGGCGTGCTGGTGCGCCGTGGCCCTGACCGTGATGCCCGCGACAGCGGCCAATTCGGCGTGGCCATGCACTACAACTTCGAGCCGCTGGACACCGAGTTCGGCGCGTATTTCATGAATTACCACAGCCGTGCGCCGATCTTCAGTGCACAGGGTGCGCCGGCGTCGGCCTACACCCGTCCGCTGGGGCCGCTGGGCGCCTTGCGGCCACTGGTCGTGGCCGGCAACTCCAACTACTTCGTCGAGTACCCGGAAGATATCCGCCTCTACGGTTTGAGCTTCTCCACCACGCTGCCGACGGGCACCGCGTGGAGCGGTGAGCTGAGTTACCGTCCCAACGCACCGGTGCAGTTGAGCACCACCGATATTCTCTTCGCCGGTGTTACGCCGATCCCGGGCTTTGGCAACGCGTCCGTGCTCAAGGGCACCCCAGGCCAGGATCTGCACGGTTACAACCGCAAGGAAGTGACCCAGTTCCAGACCACCTTCACGCACTTCTTCGACCAAGTGATGGGCGCGAGCCGCTTGACCACCGTCGGTGAAATCGGCGTGACCCATGTGGGCGGCCTGGAAAGCAAATCACAAGCCCGTTACGGCCGTGACCCGGTATTCGGTCCTGGCACCTTGCCGGCTGGCTTCTGCGACAGGCTCAACCAATCCACGGCCAATGGCGCCGGCCTGCCCAACGCCGCCGGCTTGAACACCAATTGCAACAACGACGGCTTCACCACGGCAACCTCCTGGGGCTACCGCGCGCGTGCCATCTGGGAATACCCGGACGTGTTCGCCGGTGTGAACCTCAAGCCCAACGTGGCGTGGTCCCACGACGTGAAAGGTTATTCGCCAGGCCCTGGCGGTAACTTCGAAGAAGGTCGCAAAGCGGTCAGCCTGGGGCTGGATGCCGAATACCAGAACACTTACACCGCGAGCCTGGCGTACACCAACTTCTTCGGCGGCAAGTTCAGCACCGTGGATGACCGTGATTTTGTCGCCCTGAGCGTCGGCGCGAACTTCTAA
- a CDS encoding DUF1329 domain-containing protein: MKITKSLLHVGVLGLSILASNVMAAVSADEAAKLGTTLTPMGAEMAGNAAGTIPKWSPMPTNAGAVDAKGFLANPYASEQPQFTITAQNVEQYKDKLAPGQYAMFKRYPETFKMPVYPTHRGATVPADVFASIKKNATTTNLVSGGNGLENFETAVPFPIPKSGVEVIWNHITRYRGGSVTRLVTQATPQTNGSYSLVYFRDQFVFRDKMKDFDPKNPGNVLFYFKQQVTAPARLAGGVLLVHETLDQVKEPRSAWVYNAGQRRVRRAPQVSYDGPGTAADGLRTSDNLDMYNGAPDRYDWKLEGKKEIYIASNSYKIDDPKLKYADIIKAGHINQDLARYELRRVWHVVATLKEGQRHIYAKRDFYIDEDTWQAAVIDHYDGRGQLWRVAEAHAENYYDKQVPWYALETLYDLQSGRYLALGMKNEEKQAYDFGFTATTSDFTPAALRQDGVR, encoded by the coding sequence ATGAAAATAACTAAAAGTCTGTTGCACGTAGGTGTGCTGGGGCTGTCGATCCTGGCGAGCAACGTCATGGCGGCGGTCTCGGCGGATGAAGCCGCCAAGCTGGGCACCACCCTCACGCCGATGGGCGCCGAGATGGCCGGGAACGCGGCGGGCACGATCCCCAAGTGGTCGCCGATGCCGACCAATGCCGGCGCTGTGGATGCCAAGGGGTTCCTCGCCAACCCGTACGCCAGTGAGCAACCACAGTTCACCATCACCGCGCAGAACGTCGAGCAGTACAAAGACAAACTGGCGCCGGGGCAGTACGCGATGTTCAAGCGCTACCCGGAAACCTTCAAGATGCCGGTCTACCCGACCCATCGCGGCGCTACCGTGCCGGCCGATGTGTTCGCCTCGATCAAGAAGAACGCCACCACTACCAACCTGGTGTCCGGCGGCAACGGCCTGGAAAACTTCGAAACTGCGGTACCGTTCCCGATTCCGAAAAGTGGCGTCGAGGTGATCTGGAACCATATCACTCGCTATCGCGGCGGTAGCGTCACGCGCCTGGTGACGCAGGCTACCCCGCAGACCAATGGCTCTTACAGCCTGGTGTATTTCCGCGACCAGTTCGTGTTCCGCGACAAAATGAAGGACTTCGATCCGAAGAACCCAGGCAACGTGCTGTTCTACTTCAAGCAGCAAGTAACCGCGCCGGCGCGTCTTGCCGGTGGTGTGCTGCTGGTGCACGAAACTCTGGACCAGGTGAAGGAGCCGCGTTCGGCGTGGGTCTACAACGCCGGCCAGCGTCGTGTGCGCCGGGCCCCGCAAGTCTCCTATGACGGCCCGGGCACCGCCGCCGACGGCCTGCGGACCTCCGACAACCTCGACATGTACAACGGTGCGCCGGACCGCTACGACTGGAAGCTGGAAGGCAAGAAGGAAATCTACATCGCCTCCAACAGCTACAAGATCGACGATCCGAAGCTTAAGTACGCCGACATCATCAAGGCCGGCCACATCAACCAGGACCTTGCGCGTTACGAACTGCGCCGCGTCTGGCACGTGGTCGCCACCTTGAAGGAAGGCCAGCGCCACATCTACGCCAAGCGTGACTTCTACATCGACGAAGACACCTGGCAAGCCGCGGTGATCGACCACTACGACGGCCGTGGCCAACTGTGGCGCGTCGCCGAAGCCCATGCCGAGAACTACTACGACAAGCAAGTGCCGTGGTACGCCCTGGAAACCCTCTACGACCTGCAGTCCGGCCGTTACCTGGCGCTGGGCATGAAGAACGAAGAGAAACAGGCCTACGACTTTGGCTTCACCGCTACCACCAGCGACTTCACCCCGGCGGCCTTGCGTCAGGATGGTGTGCGCTAA